In Wolbachia endosymbiont of Aedes albopictus, one DNA window encodes the following:
- the ltrA gene encoding group II intron reverse transcriptase/maturase has protein sequence MIKMPIKLQDLRRKIYTKAKAKPEWRFWGIYVHVCKMETLEEAYKLTKKSNGAPGIDKVTFESIEAEGLEKYLQQIRRELITKTYSPNRNRRKEIPKAGGKLRALNIPCIRDRIVQSALKLIIEPIFESDFQDGSYGYRPKRKAHEAISRVAKAAIKGNTKVIDVDLKSYFDNVRHHILMEKISKRVNDKEIMHLIKLILKVGGKRGIAQGSPLSPLLSNIYLNEVDKMLEKAKEVTKEGKYQHIEYARWADDLMILIDGHQKWEWLEKSVHKRLQEELAKIEVEVNEEKTKVINLKEKGTFSFLGFDFQQNITQQGKWNVRITPKMKARTNLLQKLKEVFRCYKSQPIGKVIHIINPILRGWTNYFRIGNANRSFSYVKHWVEKKIRRNLMRARKAKKGFGWKRWSSEWIYKTLDLYSDYRIRYYIQKALPAQYVINFGKETTRKA, from the coding sequence ATGATAAAAATGCCAATTAAATTACAAGACCTGAGAAGGAAGATATATACCAAAGCGAAGGCAAAACCGGAATGGCGATTCTGGGGAATCTATGTTCACGTATGTAAGATGGAGACGCTAGAAGAAGCATATAAGCTGACAAAGAAGAGTAATGGGGCACCAGGAATTGATAAGGTGACGTTCGAATCGATAGAAGCAGAAGGCTTAGAGAAGTATCTTCAACAAATCAGACGTGAACTAATAACCAAGACCTATAGCCCAAATAGGAACCGTAGAAAGGAAATACCAAAAGCTGGAGGAAAACTCAGAGCGTTGAACATACCCTGCATTCGGGATAGAATAGTGCAAAGCGCACTAAAGCTAATAATTGAACCAATATTCGAATCTGACTTTCAGGACGGATCATATGGATATAGACCTAAGAGAAAAGCGCATGAAGCAATAAGCAGGGTAGCGAAAGCAGCAATCAAAGGCAATACAAAAGTTATTGACGTAGACCTAAAGTCCTACTTTGATAATGTGCGACATCATATTCTTATGGAAAAGATTTCCAAAAGGGTAAACGATAAAGAAATCATGCACTTGATCAAGCTAATTCTCAAAGTGGGAGGGAAACGAGGAATAGCACAAGGATCACCACTTTCACCACTACTAAGCAATATATACCTCAATGAAGTGGATAAAATGCTAGAGAAGGCAAAAGAGGTGACTAAAGAAGGAAAATATCAACATATAGAATACGCTAGATGGGCAGACGATCTAATGATACTGATAGATGGACACCAGAAATGGGAATGGCTTGAAAAATCAGTGCACAAAAGGTTACAAGAAGAATTAGCAAAAATAGAAGTAGAAGTAAACGAAGAAAAGACAAAAGTGATTAATCTTAAAGAAAAAGGGACATTCAGCTTCCTAGGATTTGATTTTCAACAGAACATCACACAACAAGGAAAATGGAATGTGAGGATAACACCCAAGATGAAAGCACGAACAAACCTACTTCAAAAATTGAAGGAAGTATTCCGCTGTTATAAATCGCAACCAATAGGAAAAGTGATTCATATCATTAATCCGATATTGAGAGGGTGGACAAACTACTTTAGGATTGGAAACGCAAATCGAAGCTTTAGTTACGTCAAACATTGGGTAGAGAAGAAAATAAGACGCAATCTAATGAGAGCCAGAAAAGCAAAGAAAGGATTTGGCTGGAAGAGATGGAGTAGTGAATGGATATATAAAACTCTAGATCTTTATTCAGACTATAGAATAAGGTATTACATTCAGAAAGCCTTACCAGCACAATATGTTATAAATTTTGGTAAAGAAACTACTAGGAAAGCGTAG
- a CDS encoding peptidoglycan DD-metalloendopeptidase family protein translates to MKLIIFILLFILPLYTAETSTDLAVLFQHGIRKKEPMSNKQLYEHCDIKVISTKKDVIPVLDYLDPENSITNGHTNWIPASSAGMTGEDFEVTESNHDRRLLFMSSTIKSSFFATGIEQGLAPNTVVKLINIYKDFGVDFKKDIVPKSKSEVLFERSLGNQKTKEKILYASLTINKKAISLYHYKSQDGKERYFNKEGISLKNGEIFANPLNGDYRISSKFGNRKHPVRGKIAFHKGVDYAAKLGTPIYAAAEGVVEYIGKNGGYGNYIKIKHKNEYSTCYAHISRFSGDIKLGSKVKQGQVIAYVGSTGVATGPHLHYEVIYNGKHIDPLTIAHKTEVKLPDHELREFKLFVNKINKTINREGSSEKEV, encoded by the coding sequence ATGAAGTTGATTATATTTATACTGCTCTTTATCTTACCGTTATATACCGCTGAAACATCAACAGATCTTGCAGTGCTGTTCCAGCATGGGATCAGGAAAAAAGAGCCAATGTCAAACAAACAACTGTACGAACATTGTGATATAAAGGTAATTTCCACCAAGAAAGATGTCATCCCAGTGCTTGACTACTTGGATCCAGAAAATTCAATTACAAATGGACACACCAACTGGATTCCAGCGTCAAGCGCTGGAATGACAGGAGAGGATTTTGAGGTGACAGAAAGTAACCATGATAGAAGATTATTATTCATGTCCAGTACCATAAAATCTTCCTTTTTTGCCACGGGAATTGAGCAAGGGTTGGCGCCAAATACAGTGGTAAAATTGATCAACATATATAAAGATTTTGGTGTTGATTTTAAAAAAGACATTGTGCCGAAGAGTAAATCGGAGGTTCTTTTTGAGAGATCGCTCGGTAATCAGAAGACTAAAGAAAAGATTTTATATGCTTCACTGACAATAAACAAGAAAGCTATTAGTTTATATCATTATAAATCGCAAGACGGGAAAGAAAGGTATTTTAATAAAGAAGGAATAAGCTTAAAAAATGGCGAAATTTTTGCAAATCCTTTAAATGGAGATTATCGCATATCCTCAAAATTTGGCAATAGAAAGCATCCTGTTCGCGGTAAAATTGCTTTTCACAAAGGAGTGGATTATGCAGCTAAGCTTGGCACTCCCATATACGCTGCTGCAGAGGGTGTGGTAGAATATATAGGAAAGAATGGTGGCTATGGAAATTACATCAAAATAAAACACAAAAATGAATATTCAACCTGTTATGCGCATATAAGTAGATTTAGTGGTGATATAAAGTTAGGCTCTAAAGTAAAGCAGGGGCAGGTCATCGCCTATGTTGGTAGCACTGGTGTTGCAACAGGCCCTCATTTACATTACGAAGTTATATATAACGGCAAACACATCGATCCGCTTACGATAGCCCATAAAACTGAAGTAAAATTGCCTGATCATGAATTAAGAGAGTTTAAACTATTTGTAAATAAAATAAATAAAACGATCAACAGAGAGGGTTCAAGTGAAAAAGAAGTTTAA
- a CDS encoding SPFH domain-containing protein, which yields MDKNTINDRNLSQLRFFPVLIALGLILLLLFLAYDSTIALGVAAVSILTFLQGFFINDPNEARVIEFFGHYIGTYFKSGICITLPFSSKYIVSLKFQNINTEKIKVNDANGSPIEISAVIVWRVNSPAKAYYNVNNYHEFVFVQSDSVIRELASNYPYDSESDEESLRKNSDKISDELRSMLQQRLDIAGIEITEARISHLAYSSEIAQAMLRRQQAHAITSARRHIVQNAIGIVEEVIAHFEKNKSLQLDGKQKVQLINNLLVALISEQDAQPTISLDNN from the coding sequence ATGGATAAGAATACGATAAACGATAGAAATTTAAGTCAACTCCGGTTTTTTCCTGTACTAATAGCGCTAGGATTAATTTTATTGCTGCTTTTTTTGGCATATGACAGCACAATTGCGCTTGGAGTTGCTGCTGTTTCAATTTTGACTTTTCTTCAAGGATTTTTTATTAATGACCCTAATGAAGCAAGAGTGATAGAGTTTTTTGGTCATTATATTGGAACCTATTTTAAGTCTGGAATATGTATAACGCTTCCCTTTTCAAGCAAATATATAGTTTCCCTAAAATTTCAGAATATTAACACAGAAAAAATAAAAGTGAATGATGCAAATGGAAGTCCAATAGAGATTTCTGCAGTAATTGTTTGGAGAGTAAACAGCCCTGCAAAGGCGTATTATAATGTTAACAACTATCACGAATTTGTTTTTGTACAAAGTGACTCAGTAATAAGAGAATTAGCAAGCAATTATCCGTATGATAGCGAAAGCGATGAGGAATCTTTACGTAAAAATTCTGATAAAATTTCAGATGAATTGCGGTCAATGTTACAACAAAGATTAGATATTGCAGGAATTGAGATTACAGAAGCAAGAATATCGCATTTGGCGTATTCGTCCGAGATTGCACAAGCAATGTTAAGGCGTCAACAAGCACATGCTATCACTTCGGCAAGAAGGCATATAGTGCAAAATGCAATAGGAATTGTCGAGGAAGTAATAGCTCATTTTGAAAAAAACAAAAGCTTACAATTAGATGGCAAGCAAAAGGTTCAATTGATAAATAATTTGTTGGTTGCCCTAATCTCTGAGCAAGATGCACAACCGACGATTAGTTTGGATAATAATTAG